DNA sequence from the bacterium genome:
AGCGGGAAGCTCGACCCGGTCTTCATCGAGAGAGTAGCCCTCTTCCTCGATATAAGTCGCAAGGAGTTCTGCGGCGAACGGAAGATCGCCGTTTCGCCAGGCTTTCAGGGCCTGGAGCATCGAGGATCTTTCATAAATCTCGGTATCGACGTCGGTATCGGCGAAGTCGATCAGGGCATCGAAACATCGATTGGAAAGCGCTTCCCATTCCTGGGATCGTTTCGGATCGACATCCTGCCCTTCGTCGGTGACCAGGATCAGCAATTCTTCCAAGGCTTGAGTCTTGTTTTCGAAATTCGAATTGTGGAGCGAAGCGGCTTCCTTTTCGAACTTTTCCAGCTTGTTCTTCAGCCCGTCGAAAGACGAAACGCAAGTCGGAGTTTCTTGTGGGATCGATTTGGCGAAAACTAGGGGAATTAATCGCTGCATCGTTCTTGATGCCAAAGGCGGCTCGCTCTGCATTTGGAAGCTGCAGGGCGTAGGTTCCGGATCCGACGGGCCAGGATTGCGATTGACCTGAAATGGCAGTACCTGTCCGAGGACGTTGACGAGAGCGATTTTAGAAAGCGTTACCATGAGACTCTCCTAAAAACTTCAGTTGGGTTGATCCAGCGATCGATCGCCAGCATTGTGTATCAAGTTCGTTAAAGTTCCCTCCTCCGGCCAAAGCAAGGCCTGTGCCAATAATTAAACCGTAATATCAATAGGTTGAGATATAGCCTGCCACTCACTTGTACTCAAAGTGAGAATAATCCCCCAGTTTGAGAACAAAACTAAGGATCGATAGGCGAGCAGGATGAGAATTTTCTCAATTGGACCCACCGCAATTACATGAAAAAATTCGATTTTTCTTGTTACAGCTATTCCGGCCAATATTGGTGGAAGGATGACGGTGACGAGTCGGACGCCGCCCGGTGCGAAATCCGCAAGAGGAAGTAGGGATCGCCCTTAATTCCCTGGCTTTTAACTCGTCCCAAGCGTTTCGATCCGATGCGCAATCCTTGAGGCCGCAGCCCGAATCCAAAGGTCAAGACCGGCCATTTGATCCGTGGGAATGATACCCGCCAACTCGGTTTCGATGCGGGAAGGAGAAGCCTTGGCGGCTTTTTCGCGAAGCAAGCTGGCCGCCTCTCGGCGGTTGACCTTCCTTGGTTTGGCGCGGCTTATCTCCAGGCGGGACAAACGGGCTTCCAGCGTTTTCGCGTCGAATGCCGTCAAGGCTTCCATTTGAGCAAGATCGTAGAGATCCCGAATCAAATCCCTTTCCAGGGCGGCCGCGATTTTATGGGAGAGGGCTTCGGCGGGATCCATCGTTGCCACGATGCGGGCCGGTAAAGAGTGACGGCTGGCCAACGGGGCGGTGGAGGCCGGCTTGGGCGGCAGATAGGTGGACTTTTCGACGTTGATCTCGATCTTGGCCCTTCGCTTCGCGGAATCGATAAGATCGAGGAATATTCCCCGCGAATTAATTTCTAGGCCGGTGACATCGACGCCTTCCAACTCTCCCAACGAGCGTTTGACCTCTTGGGCGAAAACTTTTCGGCTTTTCGAGCTTAGCCAGACGTAATCCAAGTCCTGAGTCGAACGGGGGAGATTCCAGAGCCGCAGGAGCATTCCGCCCTTGAGCACCAACTGATTTTTGAATTTTTCAGCCAGGAAGTTCATGATCCTGGCCAGGAGCTCTTCATTTTGGTCCATTCAGCAACCCCTCGACGAATTTCCGGAACTTGGGATTTTTATAGGCTTTCAGATAACGCCGAATTTTTTTTTCATCCAACTTCCATTGATCGACGTCCTTGATTGGATCAGCAACGAAGCGGGCGCCCTTGCTACGGTAATACAGCATGTCAAGAAAGGCCTTTTCGTTATCCGCTACCCGCACCCCGTTGGCCATTCCCACGGTGCCAAACATGAGGTCTTTCTTAATCTTGAAATAGCGCAGTTGAGCGATCGGAGTGCGGAGCGTCTGAGGAGGACCGGGGTATACTGCCGAAACCGAGCGTGCCGGCATCGTCCCGATCAGGCCGTTGCGAGCCAGTACCGAGTCCATCGAAATATAAACGTTCTTTTTGAGGCGCGAGGCGAGGATCCAGGTATCGGCGTCTCGTGTTGCGTAGACTCCGCGGCGAATTTTGAAGAGCAGCCCTTCTCGGACCAGACGGTTGGCCACCTTCGCCACCCGGTCCGAGGAGCGGTGGCCGAGTAAGTTCCAGAGATCGGAAAAGCCGAAAACCCCCCCCAGGGAGGGAGAGAAGCCTTTAATTTGGTTCGCTAAGGCAGGGATCGAGAGCCTATCATTCATAATGCTAGACTAGTGCATTCAACATGCACTAGTCTAGTGCTATGAATTGCCAAATCGGAGACCTGGAATCATGCCTGAAATGTGGAATAGGTGCGAGAGTTCTATGCCGCTTGTTCCGCCAACCGCAGATACATCTTCGCCCCCTCATGGTGCGGATCGGCCTTCAGCGTCTTCTTCCACTGGGCCACCGCTTCCTTGGCCTTGCCGGCGGCGTAGAGCGTCACGCCGAGCTGGACCGAGGCGTAGAGGTACTTGGGGTTGGACTTCAGCACCTTTTTGAATTCCTCGATCGACTCCTTGTGCTTGCCCATCTCGCGCAAGCAGACCGCCATCTTGCAGCGGATGTCGAGGAAGGTCGGCCCCAGGTGCAAGGCCTTGCGGTATTCCTCGATCGCTTCCTTGTAGAAACCGATGCCCTCGTAGATGTCGCCGACCTCGGCGTGGCGATTGGCGAGCTTGGCCCGGATGAAGGGGTCCATCTTGCTGCCCTTGTGCTCGCGGCTCTTGGCCTGGACCTTGGCGTAAAGGGCCCGGGCTTTCTTGTACTCGCCTAAATCGTTGTAGAGCACCGCCAGGTTCAAGAGCGCCTCGGTGTACTTGGGATTGATCTTGAGCGCTTTTTCGAAATAGCCGGTGGCGTCGGTGAACTGGCCGGCGTTGTGGGCGATCACCCCGAGCATGTTGTAGACGTCGGCGAAGTAGGGCTTCTTCTGGATGAGCTTGGTGAAGATCTTCTGGGCGTGCTCGTACTGGTGCTGTTGAAAGGCCTTCTTGCCTTCGGAGAACAGGGCGCGGATTTCATCCATAGGATTTCCTCACTGGCTGGCGGCCGGCGCCGGCGCTTTGCCCAGCCCCACCTTGCTGGCCGCTTTCTTCGTTTTTTTGCTGTCCGGAAATTTCTCCTGCATGAGCTGAGCGGCGCCGCGGGCCTTGTCCTCGTCGCCCAGCCGGTGGAAGGCGAGCGTCGTGCGGTACAGCGCCTCCTCATCATAGCCCAAGCCGGGATATTCTTGGAGTATCTCGAGGTAGCGCGGGATCGCGGCCCGATATTGGCCGTTCTTGAAATAGAAATTGCCGACGTACATGTCTTTGCGGGCGCCGCGAGCCCGGATCTCGTCGTACTTGGCCTTGGCCATCTCGGCGTAGGGGCTGGTCGGATAGCGCCGGTAGACGGTGGCGAAATTCTCCTCGGCGTTGTTCAGCACCGTGAGGTCGCGGTCGATCGACTTGGGAAGCTGTTTTTCGTAGGCCAGCCCGGCCCGGTAGTAGGCGTAATCCAACTTCGGGCTGGTGGGGTGGAGCCGGGCATAGAGGCTGTAAGTCTCGGCGGCCAGCACCCAATCCTTCTTGCGGAAATAGGCGTCGGCGATGTTGAGCTCGGCATCGAGGGCGTAAGTGGAATCGGGAAAGCGGCTCTTGAAGATCTCGAGACATTCCACCGCCTGCTCGTATTTCTTTTTCTCGCTGAGCTCGATGCACTTGTTGATGGCTTGCTCGTCGGTCTCATCGCCGGTCAGCTTGAAGGATTTCTTCTGGCAAGCGCCCGCGGCGAGCGTCAAAGCCAAGATAATCAATAGAAGGCGGGCCTTTGGCATAGGCGCGGATCTTAGAAACAAGCGGAAATCGAAGTCAAGGACCAGCTGCGTGGATTTGATGGAATTTCATGGACTTGCCGTCTTGACAGCCCGCCGTCCCGACCTTATTAAGAAAAGTGGAGAAAAATTCCATGCCTTCGAAGGAAGAAGAGGAAAATCAAGGCTTTAAAGTCAACGACCGGCGCCG
Encoded proteins:
- a CDS encoding nucleotidyl transferase AbiEii/AbiGii toxin family protein; translated protein: MDQNEELLARIMNFLAEKFKNQLVLKGGMLLRLWNLPRSTQDLDYVWLSSKSRKVFAQEVKRSLGELEGVDVTGLEINSRGIFLDLIDSAKRRAKIEINVEKSTYLPPKPASTAPLASRHSLPARIVATMDPAEALSHKIAAALERDLIRDLYDLAQMEALTAFDAKTLEARLSRLEISRAKPRKVNRREAASLLREKAAKASPSRIETELAGIIPTDQMAGLDLWIRAAASRIAHRIETLGTS
- a CDS encoding tetratricopeptide repeat protein encodes the protein MDEIRALFSEGKKAFQQHQYEHAQKIFTKLIQKKPYFADVYNMLGVIAHNAGQFTDATGYFEKALKINPKYTEALLNLAVLYNDLGEYKKARALYAKVQAKSREHKGSKMDPFIRAKLANRHAEVGDIYEGIGFYKEAIEEYRKALHLGPTFLDIRCKMAVCLREMGKHKESIEEFKKVLKSNPKYLYASVQLGVTLYAAGKAKEAVAQWKKTLKADPHHEGAKMYLRLAEQAA
- a CDS encoding outer membrane protein assembly factor BamD → MPKARLLLIILALTLAAGACQKKSFKLTGDETDEQAINKCIELSEKKKYEQAVECLEIFKSRFPDSTYALDAELNIADAYFRKKDWVLAAETYSLYARLHPTSPKLDYAYYRAGLAYEKQLPKSIDRDLTVLNNAEENFATVYRRYPTSPYAEMAKAKYDEIRARGARKDMYVGNFYFKNGQYRAAIPRYLEILQEYPGLGYDEEALYRTTLAFHRLGDEDKARGAAQLMQEKFPDSKKTKKAASKVGLGKAPAPAASQ